The window gtatttgatcccttgctgattttcttcgttggcccactaataaagacatgatcattctatacttttaatggtagatgtattcttacatggagagacagaatattaaaaagaaaatccagaaaataaatctaaggaatatatattaattgatttgtatttcatggagtgaaataagtatttgatcccttagtattcattagcagttctggcttttacagaccagttagacactcccaatcaacttgttacctgacctgaagccacctgttctcactaatcacttgtgtgaaaaacacctgtccacagaatcagacagatcacacagatttcaagtctccaacatgggtaaaaccaaagagctgtcacaggacctcagagtcagaattgttgaccttcacaaagctggaatgggctacaaaaagattagtaaggtgttggatgtgaaagtaacaactattggtgcaattatcagaaagtttaaagagtataacatgacaatcaacagacctcggcccggtgctccaaagaagatttcgcctcgtggggtggcaatgatgctgagaacagtcagaaatcgtcctgcaaccactcggcaggagttagcaaatgacctgaaggcagctgggaccacagtttgcaaggaaacaattggcaacactttgcgcaacaatggattcacatcctgcagtgcccgaaaggtacccctgctgaagagagcacatgtggaggcgcgcctcaagtatgccaatgatcatttgaaagatgaaccaagttattgggagaaggttttgtggtcagacgagaccaaaattgaactttttggcctcaactccacccgccatgtgtggaggaagaaaaatgctgcctatgaccccaagaacactgtgcccaccgtcaagcatggaggtggaagcataatgttttgggggtgtttctctgccaagggtacagggctacttcaccgcatcactgggaagatggatggagccatgtaccgcacaatcctgagggacaacctcctcccctctgccagggatctgaaaatgggccgtggttgggtcttccaacatgataacgaccctaaacatacagcaaaggcaacaaaggattggctcaagaaaaatcacattaaggtcatggagtggcccagccagtcgccagacctcaatccgatcgaaaatctatggagggagctgaaggtcagagttgccaagcgacagcccaccaaccttcatgatttagagaggatctgcaaagaagagtgggccaaaattccccctggtgtgtgtgctaaacttgtggttaactacaacaaacgtctcaccgctgtgcttgcaaacaaaggctttgccactaagtattgagtgtgtttggcaagagggatcaaatacttattttcctcattgaaatacaaattaattaaaatatattctttaaaattatattctggatttttgtcttgatattctgtctctccatgttagaatatatctaccattaaaagtgcagaaggatagtgtctttattagtgggcaaacaaagaaaatcagcaagggatcaaatacttcttggactcactgtatatgctcactgaaaatgaatgcattttagtcATATCagatatattaaaggagcatctttGTGCACTATTGAGCATTAACGTGTTTCATGGAtggaaaatatgatgagtagctGACTATAAGTATTTTAATGGTTCAAAATGTCAAACTTCAGAGacatgtgatcaataaccttGGAAtgttggaatgtaaatgtggagcttagttgggacatttcactccagttctcttgagtctctgcttAGTATTAAACTCCACAGCCCTCCATTAAAACTCTCGTAATAAATACAGGGCCTAAATGAATGACTGACTGTAGTCGAAGCTGCTCTATCAGATACACTGAGGAGCTTGACTGAATTTAACAGTCTGTTAAAACAAAGAAATtctgaaaacagaaaaaaagaaattaaactaAAGAATTGCTGTAATTGATCTAGCATTAGATTTAGCCCTTAAAGTAATGGTTTTCTGTATGACCTCGTTTTGGATGAATTTGGCATTGTGACCAAATATCTACACCTTGGTCCTGTCTGTCCAACATACATTGTACCAGAAGTTTGTTCAGAtgcaaatgttttattttttatttcctgACACGTAAAATCATGGAATCCAAAAAGGGtgaactttttcacatgaatgTTTGTAAATTCAGGGGGCATTAAAAAAATTTGCCAAAAAAATTAGGACTCTAAGACTGAATAAAGAGTAAATGCTTCTGACACCTGGACGTGTTTCTGTTACTGAGTGCAGAGAAAACCAGAAGAGAAGGAGGTGTGATGAGGAGACTCTGTACAAAGGGCACAACACACTGCTGCCTTTGCTCACTTGATGAGAACCGTGATCAGACCTGCTTACAAGCAGAGTGAGCAGGACTGAGCTCAGCAGCAGATCTGATCTGTTTTTATAtgtttaagatgttttttttttatcatgtaaaGTTTATTATGATTTTTCTGAATGATGATGTCATCATGTCTTCCAGAACATCAGTGAATATTACAGCAGCAGTGATCCTTGTTTTACTGACAGGTAAACTTTCACATTCCTCTGCTTTTTTACCCTGTTTTAAGAGATTTACAATGTTTATCATTACAGTGTGTACTCATATCATTATAATtactgtatactatatataccCATAGCAACTGCAGCAGTACTTAACACTAAGGCCACTTGGTCAGTAAGACCATGAGTTTcccatcatatatatatatatacactgctaaaaaaacataaagggaacacttaaacaacacaatataaccaAGTAAAGGGTAAGTAaatccaagtaaatcaaacttctgtgaaatcaaactgtccacttaggaagcaacacttcaatttcacaatttcacatgctgttgtgcatgACGTCAGGTTCCTGTCACCTCCACTGTAAGCAGTTCTGACTCTGttagtttctctagaacagagcatttcacaccaaaccactctgaatgactctgtttacatcttaaccatttaattctgCAGGAAGCAGCAACATCTAATAAACTCTAATTAAActacatcagtctctctctcatcaatagaagtttagcactggagctacaaggctaatgtaggtgAAATAATGACCAAACACGGACTTCCACACTCCACTACTGTTTCAGCATGTCAGTGTTTATAGACACCAGTATGTCCTCAGAGTAATACTAAAACTCAGAACTACAGCACCACAGAGACCATCACTCCCCCTCTGTTAACACACCTGGTTCAACACAGCAGCTTATTACTAAGCCTTCATTAAATCAATCTGCAGCTCTGAGGAGGACTAAAGAacatttatctgagcagaaCCTCAGTTTTTCAGACCTGCTTAAAAAAGGCAGATTTTAATGCAATGTTTTAAACAATCAATCCACAATAAACTGAATCATAAACATTAAATGTCAATAAGATTCAAACATGTTTCAAAGCATCCAGAGTCTGCTTCTACTGAACTGGCAGAACTGACTGATTCTGGAACAGTTATTTACACAATGCAGGAAAGATCAGCTGGGAAACAAGCTGGGAACAAAGGTGGTGGACTGTTCCTTTAAAGCAGAATCTGCTTTGTTATGATCACCAAACTCCTCTCCTGTGTGTCTTTaagtgctgctggtgctgccGATGGTGGAGAATACAGTGATGTAGCACAGCCGTTTATCCTTCATTTCTGAAGCATTTCTCATCTCTCAATGAGGACGAACAgcctggaaacacacacacattgttatATATTCCaactacagaaacacacacacacacacacacacacacacacacacacacacacacatttgcaaacaaataaataaactgcagaCTTACTGTCAGATACTCATAATCAGACGTCATGGTTGCAGGGTTTAAGGTTGAGTATGTGTCACTGGGAGAGTCTCCAACACActggagacaaaaaagaaaactaaacacTCTGcagtgtaaaacacacacacacacacacacaaaggcataAAGACTGTAGACATACCTGTAGAGTATCATAGTCTGAGCTGATGGTGGTGGGGTTGAGAGCTGTGTATGTGGGGTCTGCAGGATTTGGGGTCTTttagagagagatgaggagaacACAACTTCAGTCTTTATTCAGTAGCAGCTTTATAGGAGgatgtagagagaaagaaagtgaaatcctctctcagtacctgaatatgtgtgtctctctctgctcctctcctcctcctgatcACACAGGTTAAACAAAAAGGCCAGTTAGAGTTTTGAGTTCTGTAGATCATAAAAGCTTGTATTTGAGGTTAAAGTTGAGGTTAATATGATGTTTAATGCAGCTTCAGAGATTCAGagataaatataaacaatactGTCACTCACTTAATGCACAgaacagcagtgagagagagaagcagaacagGGACCACTCCAACAGCTCCCCAAACAGCTCCCCAAACAGCACGCTGCTCCAACAACTCAGCTGAGTGTTTGAACAGAATCAGTTCATTCAATCTGATCAGGAGAACAACAGCTAATTCACCAGTAATTACACATCCTGACTGAACACAGTCACTGCAGACTGCTGCTTACCTTTTACATCCAGATGAACGGGTGTAGAGCTGTGATGTCCTAGCTGGTTGTGAGCGGTGCAGTAGTAGAGTCCACTGTGCTGGGAGCTGATGTTGGTGATGCTGTAATTCTGGCCTGTTGTCAGCGGTGTGTctgcagctgctctctgcttAAACCAGGAGTAGGAGAGAACAGGAGGGtctgcatcactgctgcagctcagagtcactgactctccctcctctctctctccagaggaAACCAGCACTGCTCTGGTGTTTCTGGGAGAGTCTGGTTGGAAAGGTGGTAAATAATCATGTTACAGTTGTTAGTATTAACATGTGATAGAAGATTAGATTATTAGTAAGTGTAAAAATGTCCACTCACACACTGGAGGAGAGAGTAGGCTCTTGTGGCCttcaacagcacagctgtaGTTGACCGCTCCACTGACCACAGCTACAGAGCAGGAGGCAGATCTGCAGTGAGACTCACTCTGTCCGTTCTTGTACCAGATGTAAGTGTGGTACTTAGGcagagtgcaggtgctgctgcaGGTCAGCTTCTTTCCTCTACTCTCTGTGTCTGACACTGTAATCTTCAGATCTGCAGGAGAGTTTAAAAAAGGTctggtgttcttttcatttacagaatattaataattaataaactaaaCTTATTTAATAGAGTGCAGCTCTACctgtgacagacagagtgaCTCCAGGTTGTCCAGTATATTTGCCTCCATCAGTGTAGAATCTGAATCTGTAGGTCtgagcgtctctctctctcaggtcagtGATTCTCATACTACAGTGATTCTGGGAGCTCTGTCTGTTCTGCACTCGGCCCTGAtactcctcatcctctctcacatcCACAGGTTCAGCACCACTCTGCTCTTTAATGAACCACACTGATTTAGTCACTGTGAGTCCTCCAGGGTATTTATAAGAGCAGGAGAGATTAACTGATGATCCTTTCAGGGCACACACACGTTCAGCAATGTAAGTCACACCCCAGCACTGTTTACCCAGCAcacctggaacacacacacacacacacacacacacacacacacacacacacacacacacacaataaatgaTACCAATGATGAGCACTACACTCTGTGTAGGgtcttttgtctgtctgtctgctgtgaAGTGACTCAATTAGTTTAGATTCATTAGATAGATTATAAAGATTTGTTAATTAATACAGTAAAGGATAAACTACAGTCAGAAATGTTATGGTTTACTTCAAACTTCACTAACTGATCTGAAAATGTAAAAGTCTTgataaagagataaagagagccTACAGAGGTTGTGTTTACTacttttcaataaaataaataaagacaaaatgtgTTAATTAGCCAAActtgtgtccaaacttttgcattagaCTGTGTACTGTTATAAATAATGTCTTCTTCACTTCCCTGTAATTCAAACACTGTTACAGAAGCAGTAGCTCTAGCAGAACATGTGCCTGTAGCTCCAGATGCTGCTGATCATGATCACAtttatgttttctgttttttcatcttttatatGGTTTTATTGTTTGGGTAAATAAGTGTGTGggcaaaatacatttttaaagaaagtagGGGTCCCCTCCAAAAATCTGTTCATACACCCATAGTAGTGAAATGGGTGAAATGGTTTAAAAGCTCTTTCTTTACTCTGAAGATCACTGACAGaacatgaaggaaaataatAACTAGATTATAGATCATCATAGTTTTTACTGAAACTTACACACTGCAGGAGACTGTTTCCACTGACTGCTGATGTACACCTCACAATAgtagctgccctcatcagatggTCTGGTGGAGTCGAGCACAATGGAGGCATCATATCCAGTCTGGCGCTGTCTGTTCCTGTACCAGTTGTAGTACAGGTTTGTACCGAGGCTGCAGAAGGAGCTACAGGTCAGTTTCACCTGCCTCTGTCCTACAGTCTGAGGATCCACCTCCACCtgcaaatctacacacacacacacacacacacacacacacacacacacaaattatattgaaacatttttaaaatcacaTCTAATGTGAAAGCACAGAGACTCtgagtgagcgagtgtgtgtgtgtgtgtgtgtacctgtaacagtgagctgaaCTCCAGATGAGGCTGATATCCAGTTACTGCTTGATGTTCTAAATCTAAAGTTATAAACTCCAGAGTCGCTCACTTTCACATCCCTCACTGTCAGCTCACATCCATTCCACCATGTACTTACAGAAACCCGCGCTGAGAATTCTGGATCTTTGCTCAGGACTCGTTCTTCTCCATCAGAGCTGTggatccactctctctctctgacactggAGGAATCAGGTGTTGTATATTTGCAGGAGATTTTTACTGTAGATCCAGTAACAGCACAGAGACTCTGAGAGGAGAGAGTTACACTGTGCTGAGCATCAactcctgcaacacacacacacacacacacacacacacacacacatattcagatATGAGGGGGGGGGAACTCTTGTGCTCTTACTGGCAGAGTGACCACAGTGTGGTTAGTACTGCTACTGTTGCTATGGGTGACAACACAGTAATGTGTGAAGTTGGGTGGTGGTATGATCACGTGATAACCACAGAGCAACAGAGCAGTGTAAAATAGTGGATGTGGAGCTCAACATGGGTTAGAATACAAACACCCATAATGTGCATTTCTGGATGATTGGTGCATTTCTGTTGAATATTTGGAGAGATCACATttttgaaaaagtaaaaaaggtaaaggtaaaggtgcacatatttgtcactgtactatgtacagcgaaatgtgtcctctgcattttacccatctgtggtagtgaacacacatacacactactgaactaggggcagtgagcatacacacatccagagaggtgggcagccaactccagccaaCATCAACAGCTCAGATTGTGGCAGTCTGACCGAGGTGCATTTCTAACTGTAGTTTGAGCAGATTTGATGACGTACACATTTGGCAACAGTAATTAGGACTCTATCCTCTGACCCATGCTGTACTCCAGGACTCACAACTTACTTTGTTTGttagatatttaaataaatcacaATTTTAAATGCATTCCACCAATGAACACTCAAATATCAAACATCCTCAAAACGCCACAGTGCTACAGTCTACAATCTAGAGACACGAGAGGGTTGTCTGAAATGTACAGACGCTAAAATATTTACAGTCCTCTTGTCggagtgctaaaaacaaagctgtgcTGGTATTAGAGTGTATGGTATGCTCTGTGGCTATTGTGTGAGCCCATATGGTGacaaaaacagccaatcagagcagagcttatcaAATTATTCACAAGCCCTCCataaaagatttttttcatCTGAGGCCAAAACACAGGATTGTAAATAGgtttgtaaaaccacatctgtccccaaccaaagtcacatacttactatttacacACCAAAGAACCACTTCAGATACTCCTGCTTTCTAATGCATTCTATTGCACCTTTAACCAGACTGGTGTGTTCATCTACACACAGTAACTGTAgtaaaacacaagcacataaacacagtaaaatgtaaaagtttacCTGCTAATAAGACGAGGATCACTGCTGCTGTAAAACCTCCTGACATCTGGTAAGACATGACCGCTGATACTCGAGGGTCTGATCAGTAGCCGATAGATTCAGAGTAGATTAGAGAAAATTTCACtaataaagaagaaaagaacaaaCTCTGACTAAAATAAATGGTCAAGCAGACTCACTCTTTTAGCTCCCAGCTGTAACTGAGTTCATCTCAGATTAGTGTGCTGTTACTCACCCTGTCCTCATACCTTCTGATCTTACTAGTGAGCAAAGCAGGCCGAGACCCTGAAGACGTGTTTGTGCATGCGGTCATCACACCTCCTCCTTTAGCCACTTCCTGTTTTtatattcttgagtaaatataAACACCTTCAAGTACAATCAGCTTTTCTCTTATTGCATTTAAAGTAGGAGTTAGAAATGTCCTGATTTCAGACTTGACCTCTCCTGTGTCCAGCATCAGACAGTACATCTGGACTTcagttctctgtctctgtgtttaggaGCTCTGGTCAGTCAGGTGTGAGATCAGTTCAGTATATAATCAGTAAGTGTGTATTAAAAAGTGCAGAAGTGTCTCTGTACAGAATCTGAACTTATTTTCAGttcaaaatcaataaaatcatgTAATCTGACCAGGGGTGCTCAAAGTTCTGCATGCAGCTGTACACTGACTCACTAATGGTATCTTTGGTAAATGGTCCTGAAACAGGAAGTCAAAGAGTCAAGTAGATGAGAGAGCAGCTTTTCACACCATCAGTCATTAGAGTGAGAACATTTACCCTTCTTTACTCTCAGTCCCGTGTTCAACACATCAGTCGAACACACAGAGTGTCTGCAGTGACCGTttagctgaagctgaaaagttGTGTATTCTTCTAGAATCAGTCACGTGACTGACGTTCAGTCTCGGCTCTTCCAGACTTTTAATCAATGTTCATAAACACTCCTCAGTTTTTACCAGGTGACTGACCGTCAATAATCCCTTTATTTTACTGGAGATTTTTAGAAGGCCAAAATCAGTCTGTGCTGATAAACCTGAACAGAGACTCTGAACTGAATTCTGGGAGTTCTGAGTGGTtgggttagctttagctttagaggTGAAACGGTGGAGAACGTTTAGGTTATAGTTAAAGGTGTGAGCAGAACAAGCCACATCAGCCTTGTGATTGGAGAGGGAACTTCTTACATGAGCTGTACCCAAGATTAAGAGTCATTTATTCAGAATGAAGTTATTTCTAGAGTCAAATCTTTGTTTATGTAGATTGACTCCCCACAAGACGCCCAGTTTAAGGCTTTTCAGGCCTCAGGGCTTCAAGGTCAGCATCTCCACAcagaaactgttattggtacattattgaatattgaatGCCTGACCTTTCATATTCAAACTGACTAATGAAGTCTTCAGGCTAAATGTAGAGGGAAATGAAGAGGCCTGGGAGAGCCCTGTCCTTCTGATCATCTGACACTTCTCTCCTTTTGGGTTCAGAGGTCATGGTCAGGGCTGAAATTGTCAGGTTTAAGTGACTGTCTACAAATATAGCTGCAGTTTAACCTCATTCTCACACACTGGAGGAGAGCAGAGACTGCTGTCAGACTGACCAAATAACTGTAACAGTGGCTCCCCCTCCTGTCCTCTACGGGTACTGCCCAAAAGAGGAAATCAGAGTCCAGTATTAACAGACTTTAGAGGCTCTAAAGCAGATTTACATGTTAGAAACACTTCATTTTCATCTTCAATTCactttattttacattcatatgttttatgttcagcacattcatttcattcaatgagaaactgtttaaaaagcttctcatatttttattattctgcaGTTTTTATCATTTAATGTTATTGGTTATATTTGCTGATATTTTTGTGTTTCTGCTTTACCTTGTGTGATTTATTACTCTGAACAGTGTTTTACAAAAAGACCATCAGAAATAAAATTGTGAAGCAGcttttggtttagtttttaatgtttatttcttcctggttcctccactgtgcagcatctgctcttctacaacactgcagtgacaGCAGGGAGAGGATGGAGCTTTAAAACATGAAGAGATGATTGAACACAGCCTACAATAATGGATTAATGCTTTACAAtctaaacaataataaaaccaaAGCAGAGAATCAACCAACACATCTTCCAATCACAGATGTAATGACCTGATCTGATCACTGGGGGGCAGCAATGTGTGAAGACATCAGATGTCCCTGCTGCTCTACTGGGCTTCAGCTGGAGGAGCTCAT of the Salminus brasiliensis chromosome 25, fSalBra1.hap2, whole genome shotgun sequence genome contains:
- the LOC140547753 gene encoding uncharacterized protein, translating into MSYQMSGGFTAAVILVLLADLQVEVDPQTVGQRQVKLTCSSFCSLGTNLYYNWYRNRQRQTGYDASIVLDSTRPSDEGSYYCEVYISSQWKQSPAVCVLGKQCWGVTYIAERVCALKGSSVNLSCSYKYPGGLTVTKSVWFIKEQSGAEPVDVREDEEYQGRVQNRQSSQNHCSMRITDLRERDAQTYRFRFYTDGGKYTGQPGVTLSVTDLKITVSDTESRGKKLTCSSTCTLPKYHTYIWYKNGQSESHCRSASCSVAVVSGAVNYSCAVEGHKSLLSPPQRAAADTPLTTGQNYSITNISSQHSGLYYCTAHNQLGHHSSTPVHLDVKGKQQSAVTVFSQDV